In a single window of the Pontibacter russatus genome:
- the metX gene encoding homoserine O-acetyltransferase MetX, with product MPSHHVFHYNDTFRLETGAALPGFQLAYTTYGTLNEQRDNVVWVCHALTGSSDFTDWWCDLFGEGKLYDPREWFVVCANALGGCYGSTGPLSLNPQTQRPYYHAFPQVTNRDVVAAFDLLRLEMGLARVHTLIGGSLGGQQALEWTLLQPGVFERLVHVASNARHSPWGIAFNESQRMAIRQDPSWATDTEAAGREGLKTARAIAMLSYRHYDTYAATQQEKDESALDNFRAASYQVYQGEKLANRFNAYTYFLLSKAMDSHDVGRGRGGLEKALAQLKTRCLFVGVDTDILFPVEEQRFLHEHVGGSSFYLIRSNYGHDGFLVEFPQLKEAVTQFYRQDEKVAAVGYARQEH from the coding sequence ATGCCATCACATCACGTTTTTCATTATAACGATACCTTCAGGCTGGAGACCGGCGCGGCGCTGCCTGGTTTCCAGCTTGCCTATACCACCTACGGCACCCTGAACGAGCAGCGCGACAACGTGGTGTGGGTGTGCCACGCCCTCACGGGCAGCTCCGACTTCACCGACTGGTGGTGCGACCTGTTTGGCGAAGGGAAGCTGTATGACCCGCGGGAGTGGTTTGTGGTATGCGCGAACGCACTGGGTGGCTGCTACGGCTCTACCGGCCCGCTCAGCCTGAACCCCCAGACGCAGCGACCCTACTACCATGCCTTTCCGCAGGTGACGAACCGGGACGTGGTGGCTGCCTTTGACTTGCTGCGGCTGGAGATGGGGCTGGCGCGGGTGCATACCCTGATTGGCGGTTCGCTGGGCGGGCAGCAGGCCCTGGAGTGGACGCTGCTGCAGCCGGGCGTGTTCGAGCGACTGGTGCATGTGGCCTCCAACGCACGCCACTCGCCCTGGGGAATCGCCTTCAACGAGAGCCAGCGCATGGCCATCCGGCAGGACCCCAGCTGGGCCACCGACACGGAGGCTGCAGGCAGGGAGGGGCTCAAAACGGCGCGGGCCATTGCCATGCTTTCTTACAGGCACTACGACACCTACGCCGCCACCCAGCAGGAAAAGGACGAAAGCGCCCTGGACAATTTCAGGGCTGCCAGTTACCAGGTGTACCAGGGCGAGAAGCTGGCGAATCGGTTTAATGCCTATACATATTTTCTACTCTCCAAAGCCATGGACTCGCACGACGTGGGCCGTGGGAGGGGAGGGCTGGAGAAGGCGCTCGCGCAGCTGAAGACCCGCTGCCTCTTTGTGGGGGTGGACACGGACATCCTCTTTCCGGTGGAGGAGCAGCGCTTCCTGCACGAACATGTGGGCGGCTCCTCTTTTTACCTCATCCGCTCCAACTACGGGCATGACGGCTTTCTGGTGGAGTTTCCGCAGCTAAAGGAGGCGGTGACGCAATTTTACCGGCAAGATGAAAAAGTAGCGGCAGTAGGTTATGCGCGGCAGGAGCACTAA
- a CDS encoding ribonuclease Z — MDFELRILGSSSATPSANRHHTAQVLSIDNQYHLIDCGEGTQMQLMQYKIKHQRICNIYISHLHGDHYFGLPGLLSTMHLQGRHTPLHLFGPPGLSEILTLQFKYAGTNLCFPLVFHELETTAHKKIFENKQLTVHTLPMEHRVPCCGFLFREKQKSRPLIKEKLPSFLTPPQLVRLKWGEDIADDLGHILVYNKDVTMEPKRSRSYAYCSDSRYKPALLPYLHQVDLLYHEATFADDLRERATYTFHSTARQAAELAAAAGVRHLLIGHFSVRYKDLTPLLAEAREVFPRTDLATEGSIFGIIA; from the coding sequence GTGGATTTCGAACTCAGGATACTGGGCAGTTCGTCGGCCACACCCTCGGCAAACAGACACCATACCGCGCAGGTTCTATCCATTGACAACCAGTACCATTTGATAGATTGCGGTGAAGGAACGCAGATGCAGCTGATGCAATACAAGATAAAGCATCAGCGCATCTGCAATATTTATATCAGCCACCTCCATGGCGACCACTACTTCGGCCTGCCCGGCTTGCTCTCCACCATGCATCTGCAGGGCCGCCACACGCCCCTGCACCTCTTCGGCCCTCCCGGCCTTTCCGAGATTTTAACCCTGCAGTTCAAATACGCCGGCACCAACCTCTGCTTCCCGCTAGTTTTCCATGAGCTGGAGACGACCGCGCACAAAAAGATTTTCGAGAACAAACAGCTGACGGTACACACCCTGCCCATGGAGCACCGCGTGCCCTGCTGTGGCTTCCTCTTCCGGGAGAAGCAGAAGTCGCGCCCGCTCATCAAGGAGAAACTGCCGTCCTTCCTCACGCCGCCACAGCTCGTGCGCCTGAAGTGGGGCGAGGACATTGCCGACGACCTCGGCCATATACTGGTTTATAACAAGGACGTGACCATGGAGCCGAAACGCAGCCGCAGCTACGCCTACTGCTCCGACAGCCGCTATAAGCCCGCGCTGCTCCCCTACCTCCACCAGGTAGACCTGCTCTACCACGAGGCTACCTTCGCCGACGACCTCCGGGAGCGGGCCACATATACCTTCCACAGCACGGCCCGGCAGGCCGCCGAACTCGCCGCCGCCGCCGGGGTGCGCCACCTGCTCATCGGCCACTTCTCGGTGCGCTACAAAGACCTGACGCCCCTGTTGGCTGAGGCGCGGGAGGTGTTCCCCCGCACCGATCTGGCGACGGAAGGGAGCATTTTCGGTATTATAGCGTAG
- the lysA gene encoding diaminopimelate decarboxylase produces the protein MLNLNLEELQQHPTPFYAYDLNLLRQTLQAAKQEAGKYNFYVHYALKANANEPVLDEMRRHGFGADCVSGNEIKAAIVNGFAPEQVVFAGVGKSDDEINYALDQDIFCFNCESGHELEVLNELAGKKGKIARIALRINPNVNANTHKYITTGLEENKFGINAWELEQVLAQLQQLEHINLIGIHFHIGSQITDLSVFRNLCTRVNEFQEWFASRNVSLQHINVGGGLGVDYYHPEQQPVPDFEAYFGLFDQFLEVRPGQEVHFELGRALVAQCGTLISKVLYIKNGQNTNFAILDAGMTELIRPALYQSYHKIENLSSGRGEVRYDVVGPICESSDCFGKAVLLPETKRGDLIAIRTAGAYGEVMSSAYNLRDKAKAIYMP, from the coding sequence ATGCTTAACCTGAACCTGGAGGAGTTGCAACAGCATCCCACTCCTTTCTATGCCTACGACCTAAACCTGCTGCGCCAGACGCTGCAGGCCGCAAAGCAGGAAGCCGGCAAGTATAACTTCTATGTGCATTATGCCCTGAAGGCAAACGCCAACGAACCCGTGCTGGACGAGATGCGCCGCCATGGCTTCGGGGCCGACTGCGTGAGCGGAAACGAGATAAAAGCCGCTATCGTGAACGGCTTCGCGCCGGAGCAGGTGGTATTTGCGGGGGTGGGGAAATCGGACGACGAGATAAACTATGCACTGGACCAGGACATTTTCTGCTTCAACTGCGAGTCGGGCCACGAGCTGGAGGTGCTGAACGAGCTGGCTGGGAAAAAGGGGAAAATAGCCCGCATTGCGCTGCGCATCAACCCGAACGTGAACGCCAACACGCACAAGTATATCACGACCGGCCTGGAGGAGAACAAGTTCGGCATAAACGCCTGGGAACTGGAGCAGGTGCTGGCACAGTTGCAGCAACTGGAGCATATAAACCTCATCGGCATCCACTTCCATATCGGCTCCCAGATCACGGACCTCTCGGTGTTCCGGAACCTGTGTACGCGGGTGAATGAGTTTCAGGAGTGGTTTGCCTCACGCAACGTGAGCCTGCAGCACATCAACGTGGGCGGCGGCCTGGGTGTGGATTACTACCACCCGGAGCAGCAGCCTGTGCCTGACTTTGAGGCTTATTTCGGGCTGTTCGACCAGTTCCTGGAAGTAAGGCCTGGGCAGGAAGTGCATTTCGAACTGGGCCGCGCGCTGGTGGCGCAGTGTGGCACGCTCATCTCCAAGGTGTTATATATCAAAAACGGGCAGAACACGAACTTCGCCATCCTGGATGCCGGCATGACCGAGCTGATCCGCCCCGCGCTGTACCAGTCTTACCACAAGATAGAGAACCTGAGCAGCGGCAGAGGCGAGGTGCGCTACGATGTGGTGGGCCCTATCTGCGAATCGTCTGACTGCTTCGGGAAAGCCGTGCTGCTGCCGGAAACCAAGAGAGGTGATTTGATTGCCATCCGGACCGCAGGTGCCTACGGCGAGGTGATGTCTTCGGCCTACAACCTGCGCGACAAAGCGAAGGCCATATATATGCCCTAA
- a CDS encoding EamA family transporter, which translates to MIRGIVLVFLGACSFGILSTFVKLAYEEGFTVGDVTGAQVFFGLVVLWAVVLLRQLFGGPGKRTTLRGKLKLVAMGTSSGLVSIFYYKCVQAVPASIAILLLMQFTWMSLALEAIASRRFPPLLQVGTVALVLLGTAMAGRLFSGSIPDFDLMGIIYGLLAGFFYSIFLMVNGKAGNDMHPTTKSALILTGACLLIFTVFPPEFLVNGALADGLFKWGLVLSLFGTIIPPLFYAYGTPKAGLGLSAILSAAELPVAVLMSSVVLHEEVWAVQWLGVALIVGAIALSNINSLRQSRRKKAMSA; encoded by the coding sequence ATGATCAGAGGAATCGTTCTGGTTTTTCTTGGCGCGTGCAGTTTTGGCATTCTCTCTACCTTCGTAAAACTGGCCTATGAAGAAGGTTTTACCGTAGGCGATGTCACGGGCGCGCAGGTGTTTTTCGGACTGGTGGTGCTCTGGGCGGTTGTGTTGTTGCGGCAGCTGTTCGGCGGCCCGGGCAAGCGCACGACGCTCCGGGGAAAGCTTAAACTGGTAGCCATGGGCACCAGCTCGGGGCTGGTGAGCATTTTCTACTACAAATGCGTGCAGGCAGTGCCGGCTTCAATCGCCATCCTGCTGCTGATGCAGTTCACGTGGATGAGCCTGGCGCTGGAGGCTATCGCCAGCCGCAGATTCCCGCCGCTGCTGCAGGTGGGCACCGTGGCGCTGGTGCTGCTGGGCACGGCCATGGCAGGGCGCCTGTTTTCCGGCAGCATCCCCGACTTTGATTTGATGGGAATCATATATGGCTTGCTGGCCGGTTTCTTCTATTCCATATTCCTTATGGTGAACGGCAAGGCCGGAAATGACATGCACCCCACCACCAAGAGTGCGCTGATACTGACCGGCGCCTGTCTGCTTATTTTTACTGTTTTCCCGCCTGAGTTTCTGGTGAACGGGGCTCTGGCGGATGGACTCTTCAAATGGGGGCTTGTGCTGTCGCTCTTTGGTACCATCATACCGCCGCTGTTTTACGCATATGGCACTCCAAAGGCGGGCCTGGGCCTGAGTGCCATCCTGAGTGCCGCAGAGCTACCCGTGGCCGTGCTGATGTCGAGCGTGGTGCTACACGAGGAGGTATGGGCGGTGCAGTGGCTGGGCGTGGCGCTCATTGTCGGGGCCATCGCCCTGTCCAACATCAACTCGCTTCGCCAGAGCCGCCGCAAAAAAGCCATGTCCGCCTGA
- a CDS encoding aspartate kinase, with protein sequence MRILKFGGTSVGSAERMRSVASLIQGDEPKIVVLSAMSGTTNALVQIAETLYQNKNAEANALIDALHDKYKQVVEELYTSSEKKKQANDLLTNHFDYLRAFTQDLFTVHEERAVLAQGELLSTALFQFFLEENGIPSVLLPALNFMKIDENEEPDAAYIAKQLQVELAKYPEAKLFITQGYICRNAFGEIDNLKRGGSDYSASLIGAAADADEILIWTDIDGMHNNDPRIVKNTHPIAQLSFDEAAELAYFGAKILHPSSVTPAKQKNIPVRLLNTMAPEAKGTTISAERIGGSIKAVAAKDGITAIKIKSGRMLLAYGFLRSVFEVFERYKTPIDMITTSEVAVSLTIDNDKALQEIVAELEKFGQVEVDREQTIVCVVGDFIAKNSGSSLKIFESLKDIPLRMISFGGSRSNISVLIDTSKKVEALTKLNEGIFDRNTSNA encoded by the coding sequence ATGAGAATCCTGAAGTTCGGCGGCACCTCCGTGGGATCCGCTGAGAGAATGAGGTCGGTCGCCTCGCTCATCCAGGGCGATGAGCCAAAGATTGTGGTGCTGTCTGCCATGTCGGGCACCACAAATGCCTTGGTGCAGATTGCTGAAACGCTGTACCAGAACAAGAACGCTGAAGCGAATGCGCTGATTGATGCGCTGCACGATAAATATAAACAGGTGGTGGAGGAACTCTACACCTCCTCCGAGAAAAAGAAACAGGCCAACGACCTGCTGACAAACCACTTCGACTACCTCCGCGCCTTCACCCAGGACCTGTTCACGGTACACGAGGAGCGGGCGGTGCTGGCGCAGGGCGAGCTGCTTTCCACGGCGCTGTTCCAGTTCTTCCTCGAGGAGAACGGCATCCCCTCGGTGTTGCTGCCTGCGCTCAACTTCATGAAGATTGATGAGAACGAGGAGCCGGACGCTGCCTATATAGCGAAGCAACTGCAGGTGGAACTGGCAAAATACCCGGAGGCGAAGCTGTTCATCACCCAGGGGTATATATGCCGCAACGCGTTTGGGGAGATCGACAATCTGAAGCGGGGTGGCTCCGACTACTCCGCCTCGCTGATAGGCGCCGCCGCCGACGCCGACGAAATCCTGATATGGACCGACATTGACGGGATGCACAACAACGACCCGCGTATCGTAAAAAACACGCACCCGATTGCGCAGCTTTCCTTTGACGAGGCGGCGGAGCTGGCTTACTTCGGCGCCAAAATCCTGCACCCGAGCAGCGTGACGCCCGCCAAGCAGAAGAACATTCCTGTTCGGCTGCTCAACACGATGGCCCCTGAAGCCAAAGGCACCACCATCTCCGCAGAGCGGATCGGCGGCAGCATCAAAGCGGTGGCAGCGAAAGACGGCATCACGGCCATCAAGATAAAGTCGGGCCGCATGCTGCTGGCCTATGGTTTCCTGCGCAGCGTGTTTGAGGTGTTTGAGCGCTACAAAACGCCCATCGACATGATCACCACCTCCGAGGTGGCCGTGTCGCTGACCATCGATAACGACAAAGCGTTGCAGGAGATCGTGGCGGAGCTGGAAAAATTCGGCCAGGTGGAGGTAGACCGCGAGCAGACGATCGTGTGTGTGGTGGGCGACTTCATCGCCAAAAACAGTGGCTCCAGCCTGAAGATATTCGAGTCGCTGAAGGACATTCCGCTCCGCATGATCTCTTTCGGCGGAAGCAGAAGCAACATCAGCGTGCTGATAGACACCAGCAAAAAAGTGGAGGCGCTCACAAAACTGAACGAGGGAATTTTTGACAGGAACACATCAAATGCTTAA
- a CDS encoding STAS domain-containing protein has translation MKYTIDKKENYTIITIDEKKLDTSIAPDLKSEFVKLNAEGITNLILDLSNVKYTDSSGLSSILIANRLCNSSSGLLILTGLQDHVMKLITISKLESVLNILPTVEEAIDRVFLHEIEQDLTNKED, from the coding sequence ATGAAGTATACGATTGATAAGAAGGAAAACTATACAATTATCACGATTGACGAGAAGAAGCTGGACACTTCCATTGCGCCGGATTTGAAGTCTGAGTTCGTGAAGTTGAATGCCGAAGGGATCACCAACCTGATTCTTGACCTGAGCAACGTAAAATACACCGATTCTTCAGGCCTGAGCTCCATTCTGATCGCCAACCGCCTGTGCAACTCCTCCAGCGGGCTGCTGATTCTGACCGGCCTGCAGGACCATGTGATGAAGCTGATCACAATATCAAAGCTGGAGTCTGTGCTGAATATCCTGCCAACGGTAGAAGAGGCCATTGACCGCGTGTTTCTGCATGAGATTGAGCAGGACCTGACCAACAAAGAAGACTAA
- a CDS encoding queuosine precursor transporter has product MPHPTSALHKKRTTLFLVLSGIFVANALLAELIGVKIFSGEALLGLPGAQIPVLGGARLDFNLTAGVIIWPVVFITTDIINDYFGKAGVKKVSVLTVFLILYAFLVISIVTGLPPAPFWLDVNSVDAEGNPFNINFAFNSVYRQGLGIIVGSVAAFLLSQFLDATIFHWLRRFTGSRKIWLRATGSTLVSQLVDSFVVLYVAFFLFGNWPMQQVLSVALINYIYKFCIAILLTPLLYLAHYLIDKYLGEQEAEQLVEEASVEG; this is encoded by the coding sequence ATGCCACACCCAACATCTGCTTTACATAAGAAACGCACTACCTTGTTTCTGGTGCTCAGCGGCATCTTTGTCGCCAATGCCCTGCTGGCCGAGCTGATTGGGGTGAAGATATTCTCGGGGGAGGCGCTGCTCGGGCTGCCGGGCGCGCAGATACCCGTGCTGGGAGGCGCCCGGCTGGATTTTAACCTAACGGCCGGTGTGATTATATGGCCTGTCGTGTTCATCACCACCGACATCATCAACGATTACTTTGGCAAGGCCGGGGTAAAGAAGGTGAGCGTGCTGACGGTGTTCCTTATCCTATATGCCTTCCTGGTGATCAGCATCGTGACGGGCCTGCCGCCCGCGCCCTTCTGGCTGGACGTGAACAGCGTGGATGCGGAGGGTAACCCTTTCAACATCAACTTTGCCTTTAACAGTGTGTACCGCCAGGGGCTCGGCATCATCGTCGGCTCTGTGGCGGCTTTCCTGCTTTCGCAGTTCCTCGACGCCACCATCTTTCACTGGCTGCGCCGCTTTACCGGCAGCCGGAAGATATGGCTCCGCGCCACAGGCTCCACCCTGGTGTCGCAGTTAGTGGACAGCTTTGTGGTGCTGTACGTGGCGTTCTTCCTCTTCGGCAACTGGCCCATGCAGCAGGTGCTTTCCGTGGCCCTGATAAACTATATATACAAATTCTGCATCGCCATCCTGCTCACCCCGCTCCTGTACCTGGCGCATTACCTGATAGACAAGTACCTGGGGGAGCAGGAGGCGGAGCAACTGGTGGAAGAAGCCAGTGTCGAGGGATAG
- a CDS encoding beta-ketoacyl synthase N-terminal-like domain-containing protein → MDTAKSYIVIRGTGVISPMGHDAASASAAYRVGTPAFSTAAYNGEAVPVAALPAAAEAALQELVQSNAPYKQLDRSVLLAIYAARQAATEAGWLQDEGPLADDLGVNVGSSRGATGLFEHHYEAFRQQALSSGASPTTTLGNLSSWVAHAVNAGGAHISHSITCSTALMAIANGAAWLKAGMARRFLAGGTEAPLTPFTIAQMQAIGIYSKLASQPYPCQPYAVEKQNTFVLGEGAAVFALEQVPQAQLKAGDRIVEAIGLGFEQITSKTGISAEGLNFQKSMRHALAQLPEQERRIDLIMTHTPGTRAGDSAELAAIAAVFGPTLPAITTNKWLIGHTLGASGALSLQYALHILQHQQFAAIPYPNLLSQRPAARITRIMVNAAGFGGNAASVIIRCHG, encoded by the coding sequence TTGGATACAGCAAAATCATATATCGTTATCAGGGGAACTGGCGTCATTTCACCGATGGGCCATGATGCCGCTTCGGCTTCCGCCGCTTACAGAGTAGGCACACCTGCCTTCTCTACCGCTGCTTACAACGGCGAGGCGGTACCGGTTGCCGCGCTTCCCGCCGCCGCTGAGGCCGCTTTACAGGAACTTGTCCAATCAAACGCACCATACAAACAGCTCGACCGTTCGGTGTTGCTGGCCATATATGCCGCGCGCCAGGCGGCAACCGAGGCTGGCTGGCTACAGGACGAGGGCCCTCTTGCTGATGATCTGGGGGTGAACGTTGGTTCCTCGCGGGGCGCCACCGGTTTGTTTGAGCACCACTACGAGGCTTTCCGGCAGCAGGCGCTCTCCTCCGGCGCCTCTCCCACCACCACACTGGGCAACCTCTCAAGTTGGGTGGCCCATGCTGTAAACGCGGGTGGCGCGCACATCAGCCACTCCATTACCTGCAGCACCGCCCTGATGGCCATCGCCAACGGCGCCGCCTGGCTGAAGGCGGGCATGGCGCGGCGCTTCCTGGCCGGAGGCACCGAGGCTCCCCTTACTCCTTTTACGATCGCGCAGATGCAGGCCATCGGCATCTACTCCAAACTGGCCAGCCAGCCATACCCTTGCCAGCCATATGCCGTGGAGAAGCAAAATACCTTTGTGTTAGGCGAAGGAGCCGCTGTGTTTGCGCTGGAGCAGGTGCCGCAGGCACAGCTAAAGGCGGGAGATAGGATAGTGGAAGCCATCGGGTTAGGGTTTGAGCAAATCACCAGCAAGACAGGCATTTCTGCGGAGGGCCTGAACTTTCAGAAGTCGATGCGGCACGCGCTGGCCCAGTTGCCGGAACAGGAGCGCCGGATAGACCTCATCATGACCCACACCCCCGGCACCCGCGCCGGCGACAGCGCGGAACTTGCCGCCATCGCAGCTGTCTTTGGCCCTACCCTTCCTGCCATCACCACGAACAAGTGGCTGATCGGCCATACCCTCGGTGCATCCGGTGCCCTCAGCCTGCAGTACGCCCTCCATATCCTGCAGCACCAGCAGTTCGCGGCCATTCCTTATCCCAACCTGCTGTCGCAGCGGCCCGCTGCTCGTATAACGCGCATTATGGTGAATGCCGCCGGTTTTGGGGGCAATGCGGCAAGTGTTATCATAAGGTGCCACGGGTAA
- a CDS encoding phosphoribosylaminoimidazolesuccinocarboxamide synthase, which produces MEAIKETNFSFAGQTGFYRGKVRDVYFFDDKLAIVATDRISAFDVVLPRAIPYKGQVLNQIASLNLRATSDIVPNWVLSTPDPNVTVGYRCEPYKVEMVIRGYLAGHAWREYRAGRRSICGVALPEGLRENDKLPAPILTPTTKAGEGHDEDITRDEIMAKGLVSEQEYSILEQYTRALYARGTELAAQHGLILVDTKYEFGSHDGKIYLIDEIHTPDSSRYFYSEGYEERQEKGEPQRQLSKEFVRQWLIENGFQGQEGQTVPEMTDAIVAGISERYIELYEVFTGRKFVKSSYENVLNRIEEHIRNNNFSTENREY; this is translated from the coding sequence ATGGAGGCCATTAAAGAAACCAATTTCTCGTTTGCCGGTCAAACCGGCTTTTACAGGGGTAAAGTTCGCGACGTCTACTTTTTCGATGACAAGCTGGCTATTGTAGCAACCGACCGCATCTCGGCGTTTGATGTGGTGCTGCCGCGCGCCATCCCTTACAAGGGGCAGGTGCTGAACCAGATAGCCAGCCTGAACCTGAGAGCCACTTCCGATATTGTGCCCAATTGGGTGCTCTCGACGCCGGACCCGAACGTGACGGTTGGCTACAGGTGTGAGCCCTACAAAGTGGAGATGGTCATCAGGGGCTACCTGGCAGGGCATGCCTGGCGCGAGTACAGGGCTGGCAGGCGAAGCATATGCGGCGTGGCGCTGCCCGAGGGCCTGCGCGAGAACGACAAGCTGCCCGCGCCCATCCTGACGCCCACCACCAAAGCCGGTGAAGGACACGATGAGGATATTACGCGGGATGAGATTATGGCCAAAGGACTTGTATCGGAGCAGGAATATAGTATCTTAGAGCAATATACGCGAGCGTTATATGCCCGCGGCACGGAACTTGCAGCACAGCACGGACTGATTCTGGTTGATACAAAATACGAGTTTGGCAGCCATGACGGTAAAATTTACCTGATCGACGAAATCCATACCCCCGACTCCTCCCGTTACTTCTACAGCGAAGGCTACGAGGAACGGCAGGAGAAGGGGGAGCCGCAAAGGCAGCTGTCGAAAGAGTTTGTGCGGCAGTGGCTGATCGAGAACGGCTTTCAGGGCCAGGAGGGCCAGACGGTGCCGGAAATGACGGATGCCATCGTGGCTGGTATCTCAGAGCGCTACATCGAGCTGTATGAGGTTTTCACAGGCCGGAAGTTTGTGAAAAGCAGCTACGAAAACGTGCTTAACCGGATAGAGGAGCACATTCGAAACAATAATTTTAGCACCGAAAATAGAGAATATTAA
- a CDS encoding copper resistance protein NlpE — protein MKTILALLILFSITFGLQQAQAQSSYEAWRAAAKERKAPAKTGKAAKAKAGAKAAAPKAAMAAPAGTFVGTVPCADCQGINTELTLKSGERSTSGSFTMKQTYLGKPASKNVVTNSGRWFLAKGNKQNPDAVVLQLIPAEDNMELLYFLQVSDSEIKLLDRQQQEIKSKHNYSLKKRQR, from the coding sequence ATGAAAACGATTCTCGCCTTACTCATCCTATTCTCAATAACTTTCGGCCTGCAGCAGGCACAGGCACAGTCGAGCTACGAAGCGTGGCGCGCAGCAGCCAAAGAAAGAAAAGCTCCCGCTAAAACTGGCAAAGCAGCCAAAGCAAAGGCGGGTGCGAAGGCAGCGGCCCCAAAGGCGGCCATGGCTGCGCCTGCCGGAACCTTTGTGGGCACCGTCCCCTGCGCCGATTGCCAGGGCATCAACACCGAGTTGACATTAAAAAGCGGCGAGAGAAGCACCAGCGGCTCCTTCACCATGAAGCAGACATACCTCGGAAAGCCAGCCAGCAAGAATGTGGTGACGAATTCGGGCAGGTGGTTTCTGGCCAAGGGCAACAAGCAGAACCCGGATGCGGTCGTGCTGCAGCTCATCCCGGCGGAAGACAACATGGAACTGCTGTACTTCCTGCAGGTGAGCGACTCCGAGATAAAGCTGCTTGACCGGCAGCAGCAAGAGATTAAGAGCAAGCACAACTACTCGCTCAAGAAGCGCCAGCGCTGA
- a CDS encoding O-acetylhomoserine aminocarboxypropyltransferase/cysteine synthase family protein encodes MSKTLHFETLQIHAGQEVDPTTQSRAVPIYQTTSYAFKNAEHGANLFALKEFGNIYTRIMNPTTDVFEKRMAALEGGVAAVAVASGMAAQFLALTNILAAGDNFITNSYLYGGTYNQFKVSFKRLGIEARFAATDKAEDYEKLIDENTKAIYTETIGNPRFNVPDFEALAALAKKHGLPLVVDNTFGAGGYLFRPIEHGANVVVEAATKWIGGHGTSIGGVIVDGGNFNWGNGKFPQFSEPSEGYHGLNFWEVFGADGPFGNIAFAIRARVEGLRDFGPALSPFNSFLLLQGLETLSLRVERTVENAMELARWLEQHEQVEAVNYPGLERSEYHQLAKKYLKRGFGGVLSFTLKGEKQQAETFVNSLELVSHLANVGDAKTLIIHPASTTHQQLSDAEQLNAGVEPTQLRVSLGIEHIDDIKADFEQAFSRVRESQPKAAL; translated from the coding sequence ATGTCAAAAACACTGCACTTCGAAACTTTACAAATACACGCCGGCCAGGAAGTTGACCCAACCACGCAGTCACGCGCCGTGCCGATTTACCAGACCACTTCTTACGCTTTCAAAAACGCGGAGCACGGGGCCAACCTGTTCGCCCTCAAAGAATTCGGCAATATCTATACCCGCATCATGAACCCCACAACGGATGTGTTTGAGAAGCGCATGGCGGCCCTGGAGGGGGGCGTGGCAGCAGTGGCGGTGGCTTCCGGCATGGCGGCCCAGTTCCTCGCGCTCACTAACATACTGGCGGCCGGGGATAATTTTATCACCAACAGCTACCTGTATGGCGGCACCTACAACCAGTTCAAGGTGTCCTTCAAGCGGCTGGGCATCGAGGCCCGCTTCGCCGCAACTGACAAGGCCGAGGACTATGAGAAGTTGATTGACGAAAACACCAAGGCCATCTATACCGAAACGATTGGCAACCCGCGCTTCAACGTTCCGGATTTTGAGGCGCTGGCGGCGCTGGCGAAGAAGCACGGCCTTCCGCTGGTGGTGGACAACACCTTTGGCGCGGGCGGCTACCTTTTCCGCCCGATTGAGCATGGCGCGAACGTGGTGGTGGAGGCCGCTACAAAATGGATTGGCGGCCACGGCACTAGCATCGGTGGCGTGATTGTGGATGGGGGCAACTTTAACTGGGGCAACGGCAAGTTTCCGCAGTTTTCGGAGCCTTCTGAGGGCTACCACGGCCTGAATTTCTGGGAGGTGTTCGGGGCAGACGGCCCCTTCGGCAACATTGCCTTTGCTATCCGCGCCCGTGTAGAGGGCCTACGCGATTTCGGCCCGGCGCTCAGTCCGTTCAATTCCTTCCTGCTGCTGCAGGGCCTGGAGACACTCTCGCTGCGCGTGGAAAGAACCGTAGAGAACGCCATGGAACTGGCCAGATGGCTGGAGCAGCACGAGCAGGTGGAGGCAGTGAACTACCCCGGCCTGGAGCGCAGCGAGTACCACCAACTGGCGAAGAAATACCTGAAGCGCGGTTTCGGCGGGGTGCTGTCTTTCACGCTGAAAGGAGAGAAGCAGCAGGCGGAGACTTTTGTGAACAGCCTCGAACTGGTGAGCCACCTGGCCAACGTAGGCGATGCGAAGACGCTGATCATTCACCCGGCCTCCACCACACACCAGCAACTTTCGGACGCCGAGCAACTGAACGCAGGGGTGGAGCCCACGCAACTGCGCGTATCTCTCGGCATTGAGCACATCGACGACATCAAGGCAGATTTTGAGCAGGCCTTTTCCAGGGTGCGTGAGTCGCAGCCAAAGGCGGCATTATAA